TGATGCGAGCACTGGAGCTACATACATAGATGCATACAAACCTACATATCCATAAACCGGAAGCGGGTAGTTCTCTATGGTCACAGCGCTATCTGTcaacgaaaaaatttggagTCATTTCGTGATGACACATTCGTAGTCCCAACCATCTTATGACTTACTATGtacataatttattaataCCATTACAAAGATATTGACGAGCAGAtacattgaaaataatgtcTAGAAATATTCCATCGTAAGAATTGTcaacaattattttgaaaacttctaTGTACGTATTTAACGACAATAAATTCGCATTACATCACTGCTGATTTGACATATGCGCTCATCGCGTAACCACCAGTAACCACTAGCTACTATAGCACGTCCGGtttccgccattttgttcTCGTTGTAGCGTGCTGGGCGACAAACTGCCATTTGTTTGCTGCAGATTCGTGCGCAGTCACTTTCCCAATCTGTGTGGtgaatggtttttttttagttgtaataaaaagaacAAAGATATCGCATCTCGAAGTCGACAGAGCACTGATATATAACCGACAGAGAGACACACAGACAACAGAATACATAAAATACAAACAGTTGTTCAATAATTTAACTTGCGTATAGCTGTACGTTTTctgtattatatttaaatagttTATTGGACTTTGGtagttttgttttcgtttttattttcttctttctctctgtttcgTGTCTCTTTTCCCCCCTTCATCCTGGGCTAATGCGTGGAATTTCAGAAAGCTCCCCAAATCGTACAATGGCGGAGGACTTTGATGTTGAGGCATTACTGGAGGCGCCCTATAAAAAAGGGGTAAGTTCATTTGTTAcgtttgtacatacatacatatgtatgctATAAGAcggtttgcaaaaaaaaaaaacgtaattcTTATGGTCGTCAGTCGTCGAATATATCTAGcgggtgaaaaattacaacgctactgtaatttttacatcatacatacatatataatattccCGTCTTTTGGGCGTAACTGTTGCATTCATTATTtataaggagaaaaaatacatatataaaaaatatatatacacacatgcacacacacacacacacacacacacgcatagaTACAAATGTGTACATGAAAAgcaagaaatgagaaaaaaaaataaatgaaataaaaaataaaatttgaaagagatcgaAACTAACAAAAAATGCTCACTCTATATTCTTGACTATTGATCAATTCCTCCATTTTCTGTACTTATAGATGGTATGTAACATGTACCCTCGCGCTCGTGCGATGTTCCACAGCGAGTTCCTAGAAAAGACTTGAACACGAGGTACTAAGAACGACATCATTATTCTTCATCaggataataattattaaaatattattatttatagtaaATCGTagggtattattattactactaatGTTTATTACTTATAATATCGTTAGAATTTATATCTGTAAGCCTTAGCTTGGGAGATTCTCATCGCGTCGACACTCACTGGATTTTGGAATTCAATTTGTGTCCCTTTGTGGGGACTGCATAATCTTTGACTGCTTGCAAAAAGAATATCAGACGGTTCTTCAGATCATggagttttcaaaaaaatttatgagcGTTTCTTTGGCCCAAAATATGAAACTTCTGATGTGTAACTTCTGATGTGTTCACCTGACGAGCCTTCCTTCGCTCAATTTACGATAGATCAggtcattgaaaatttgttggtaCTTCGTTACATACTTCATCCATTCACACTTGAATATGTGAGATCGTATCATTAAAACTTCAAAtagggtaataaaaaaaatgtttaaagtaAAAACACTAATCGATCGAAACCAGAGTGAAAAGAGGCTTATTACATAAAATTACATGTCACGGACTCCATATTTTAGGCCAAGAAAACAACTTTGTAATTTCAAAGGAATCCATGATCCGGAGGCTTAATATTGTCCTTGTCAGTCCTTAATCTTAGTTTTGCCATTTTCCTGCTATATTATTCAACCCTAAGGCAATGCTGTACTCCAGTAAATTATCGACATTGTATGTTTTCTGATCACTCTTCAATGTAACGATAAAGATAAACTTTCTCATACCATTTGATAATTTAGATATCATGGAACGCTGTTTGCTATCTGCATTGATTAAAATCTCGTTATTTCACTCTTAgagcaattatttttcaaattttaatcaacttCCCCGGCAAGGGCCATTTCATAAGTTGTAGGTTGTTgaaggtgaaaaagaaaacgtgtTTTATTACCCCATTCAAGAGTAATTTGAGAACTCGTATTGAGGCATTTGTTCAATTCAATATGAGTACAGCATCTTCTTGAAAGCGAGAGatgatattaaatatttgGTAAATCTGGATATATTTAACAAGAAGGAAGTTTTGCTTTGATTTAGAGAACTTTTAAAGAACTCAAATTAAATACTGTTTTGGCTCACTTCATGCTCATTACAGTCGCCATAGGCTCGACGATGTTAGATAAATGGTCCTGATCCAACTTAGCGCTTCAGTCGAAGTCTACATTTCACTTTGTATTATTCAAACTGACAATCAACAGAGAACGAGAAAAACTGTCATATCAAAACGTTCGTAACACTAAAATGTTGaacttttaaaataaatcatattttatGCACAATTCACAGAACGAAATAGAAGAAATATACctgaattgaatttaaatcatactttCTATGGCTGCTCTGCGTTTACAGgcaaatttcattatttatgaACACTATATGCATAAAGTGTAGTCTTACTCTTTGAACGGTAGGGATTTTATTCACCTACAGAGCTacataggtttttttttttgttcgtgcTAAACTGACTAAATTAAATGATGCAACGATTTTATCATAGTTTATGACATAGCATATAATTCTGAGATATTATTGAGGATAGGACAGGATAGTTCGAGACTAAAATACATGCGAAGTATATAATTAGTAACAGTGAATGCAAAGCAATTTATATTCGTTTTGTTCAACTTTCATCTGTATTTGATACaatgtttattaatttatacattCTTTTCATGTATGAAATGTGCGAAGCAATTTGACCAgcttgttatttttcatattgaaGCTGTAATGCAAATCATTGACAAAAATTGGTTCACCTATTTTAAGGATTTATAAATCGTGTGTTTCAATTCCCTCGAGTTCAATGTATGAATCCTTATCGATTCGTAAAAATTTggtgtaaaatatttgacaaaatatttgttatCTAGTTTCAAACATAAAACAGATAATTAGGAATATTATAGCAGTATCAGATCTTGATGAAAGTACAACAAATatatgattttgaaaacatttttttttaaacagtttgTGCTtcggaataaaatattttatcaactcTATTTTCTTTATTGCAGATTACTGGTATACCGAAATACAATTAATAAACATTCAATGAGGTTCAAGTCTTTAATGTTGACATAACAATGTATTTTCATGGCAAATCTATATTTCGCAACTTAAGGTCTATCTGAAATGCAGTAGTTGTTCACTGTGGTTATACTTATAATTAGTTGAAGTAATACAGGTTTTCATAACGTATAAATTACATCAGACATCAGAACTTTTTGGAATTTGGtatgaattttctacaattatgtaatttcattaatcaattaatttttaaaaaccactttttaattttctgttcAGCAAATGTTGcaagattattattttttttttttttaactttgcaTTACAATCGTAACGTATCATATTTAGAAATTCTATTTGCTTGCGCTGAAATTATGTAAGTGTTGAACATTCGTACGAAATCTTGAAAAAGTTCTGTTAAATTGTGTGGTCAAATTCCTACGAAAACTATTTTTACAGCTTCTCGCTAACAACTCTGGCTGAAAAAGTTACCTGAATCTCAAATTTGACTTAATTTTATTCTGGATTACCAGTGTTTTGCCATACGAAAGTTgcgattataaattattttattacgataCGTCAATACTTGAAGAAATTTGATCGTCACCTCAAAAAACAGGCTTATCCCAAACTGAAAACCCACATTGTTTCTTCCAATGTTTTCCTCGGAATTTTGCAATTGGTACATCAGTTTTGACAACTGATcattttgattgaatttgaattgtcaATGAACGATATCGTCGTTAAATATAGAAGTTGAACGGAATTTGACTACAAGCGATGATTGTATCAAGCTGTTCAAGGTGATTGCTAACTTTTATGTACAATGCACAAGGATGTTACGTTGAATAAAGATCTGACGAGTTCTGATCAGCTTGCGCATTGATTATTTCGATTTTAGTgtgattttcattattaggatatacacacacaacattattgttttatttcaattagcAAATACCGCCCATTGACGATCAATTCCCCTGTTGAACAACAGAGTCATCgatttatcgacatatttttaCCTTGTACTTTTATTCTTCGGCACTTATTTGTACTGTAATCTGTTGATCCTTTACCCTTTCTCTGGGGGTAACGTTGCGTCCAGAGTGTGAATATCTAGGCTAGCGTTAGGGTGATGATCAAgtgtaatttgaaaacgtACTGTCTTTGACGAGGGCTCTCTTTTGCAGAAGAAAAAGGATGTGTGGTTGGCCATTGGTAGTTTAAGACCAAGGCATGCTCAACCCAAGATTGCAATGCTTTCCTAAAACCCAATTGGTAAGTTTGAGCCAAGTGTAACGCGATGCATCGTGTCACTATGCTCAGTCGTCGCCCCGACCCAAACCCGCTAAAAAATCTAGCTGACAATTACGCTGCCGACAACGTCGATCCTCGAGTAGTCATCAAGGAAATCTGTCTTTCACAATACCAGatcttatattatattatattatacacatattttttcaacaacattattattatttaactaATATCAtctgatttttgatttttgtccCCTTGTTCGCGTTCGTCCTTGCCACATCGGCTGGTTGGCATGGCATTCAACCTGTTTGCTGTTCGTAGGAGCAGGACTCTTTATCCCGAGAGAAATCCTCCAAAGTGAATGGGTCCAGTCGGAAATCTTCTGGGTAAGTTGATACGTATTCACATTTACTTATATATCAGTTAGGGTGTTTCATTTGGAAGCGccgtttcttgtttttttgctCCCGTCCCAAAATTTGTATGTATCATGAAAAGAAATCCTTGCGGATAGATATCTCttggattaaattttcaaaggtggcctttggaaattcaaaatcCTTCCGTATAAATGATACGAGAAATCTGTCatttaaaaagaaatcttTTACAAGCCACATTTGATCATACGGATATGATCTTGCAAGAAAGCGATTTGTAGAGAAATTAATTCCCCACGAATTTGTCATTTGAGTTTCTCGTTGTTAACTCAATGTTTTTGGCATTCGTGAACTGTCGAAGCTGcagacttttattttttaaataaaaattagttcaaatttgtgatttgaatttttgttgttaAGTCAATAGTTTGACCATCAAAGACATTTGCAGatgaatatttacataaaGTTAACTTTCTCCGCTTACAACTTTTGAACCATTAGAGCTGTGGACTTTTGACACTGAACACTATTGCAGAAAATTATAAGTTTCTACAAAAGCTGAATGCTTCCAGGATTAAGTCTGTATCATTAAATGCAGCAAAGTGAtagtaattttgaaagaaataacaTCTTTCTCATGTTCCTCAAATGGGTAAACTCCGAATTCCAAGAAGAACCTTTTGAAATAAATGGGATATATGAGATATCCCATTcgtgagaatatttttctgctaTGTACAAGTTTCTTAggtttcggccaaaaaaaggAATGTTGCTTTCAAACAAAACATCCCGACATCCATGTATTATTTACCGTTACAATGTGTCTAACAGTGTGACAGAAGAGGCAATTGATCGAATTATGCTTTATAAATGTAAATCGTCAACTCATGATGATGTGCTCTTTTGAACAAGTTGAAAGTTGTTACATTATATAACAGAGCTATTTTAAGAAGAATTGctatttttcaactcttcggaattgttcgaaatgcaataaatataaaattacagCTCTACAAAGTAATACTAAAATGGGAAATTCTGATGTATTCCTCAAAGTTTCACCACGTTAATAATACGAATTTCAACCCGATCTTTCGGTAGATTGCAAAGTTATCGGCGTTGACAACGTTCGCTTCTGTTGCATTTTATTAATTGCACTTGCGCACACATCGCTCAACCCATACCATTTCACGTACATGTGTTGtataagtaataataataataataacagtagtAATAGTACCAATAAAAGATAAAATGGTTTGCGATTGAATGTTGTGATTGTGCCAAACATTGTCTGCTCTGCTTGACAATTCTACCTCAAGTCATAATTCTCTTTGTTATAGAAACCGTACAGTTAGTGTAAATGCCGCTTATTTTGATAATACCAAAGGTTAAACCTGAATATGGTGAGTATATAGGATGTATACTCGTAGCgtgaaaacgtgaaaaattcctAGTTGTAATGGGACCCGACGATACTTGGAATTTTGTACCGTTTTACCAACTTGTGCCAATAACAAATTTCACATATCGAAAGATACCTTAATTAATCGTAATAACGCAGAGTAAGATATGGGCTGAACCATCGACTTTCCACCAACTTTTcagggtgaaaatttctaattgGTTGCAATTTCGATATATTATAGTGTGATAGTTTGATTGCTCAAAAGATTATAGACTAAGGTATGGAAATCTTCCAATTTTCAGGCCCTGGGcaatgacatttttgaattgaaCATTTGTGTTCAAATTTCGTAACTTTCTGTCGTCAGAAAGAATTACGATCTTTCGTGCTTTGTTTGCATAAAAAGTCCGATGTCCTGGAAtatgaaatgtttttaaaGTAGATTCTGAGGCACGACGAAAAAacacgtttgtttttttttttgaaacatacAGTCTATATGTAAGCACGCAAAAgatgaaagtttttatttGACTTATTTTTGGTTACAAAAAGTAGATATTCCCAAGCGTATCCTAAAGTTTTTAGAGTGGGATTAATATGGGGTCGTTATTAACGatgaatcaaaataaatattccagggatcttgaatttttcatatacATCCTTGGAATATTTAGAATGGTTTAATTATGATACCATTTTCATCCTAAGCCATGTTTTTTTCCACAGTTCCTGAGGATCTACCACAaagtattttatttacttaggACAAATTAGTCGTTTTTGCATTTAAAACACGCTAGGTCATGTTCATTTTCtaactataaaaattactaaaatttcgaaaaagaacTTTTTCATCAAGAAGCTGGCCGAAAGTTAGTGGATTGGTTcatgtattaaaaaaagaaatttaattctaGAAATTTACAGCTCGAAACGTTTACTTTAGAATAAAGGCAAATTTTTGGTAGTAAAGGTGACATATTAGTCTTCGGTTTGATTTggtcaaaaaagaaaaaaaatattcgtttaaTGGTggaaacaataatattatatagaagagcagaaaagaaagagaaatagaactggatgatattttcttaatttgaGAAGGATTATCCACACTTgtactttttaataaaagaaagaaagttaattaaaaaatgggaaTATATTCTGAGATGTTGTGTAATCAGGACCTTTCAtaattttggcaaaaaatattccaggtggttcgagaaaaatttttgatcaaatcTTTCAAGCTTCTACTATGTAGTCAAAAGTAATTTgatatcataaaaaaatgatgcCTGGTTAAACTTATTGCCAAAGAATAATCGGCAGAGTATAAAATTACTTCTATCAAGTTTCAACGTTAGCAGAAAACATTGTTGCATAAAGATGatcataaatttgaaaatctgtgTTCTAATATCATATTCTGCAAACTGTGAAATAGGAAACTCCCAATAGGCTCAAGTAATTCTTTCAATTCTATAAGTTAACTTCTTGAGCAAAGAAATTAACATGTGGATATTTTTAAGGCTTGACAATCGTGTAGCCCTTAAAGTGACTTCTGTACCGTTTACAGGAAGAGCAAACATCGCTCAAGAACGCGTTCAAGATCAAGAGATCGGAAAGACAGGAGAGATCGAGACCGTGGAGAGAGAGATCGGGATCGAGATCGTGAACGTGAGCGTGAAcgcggagagagagagcgtGATCGTGACCGAGGAGACAGAGATCGCGATAGGGGAGACAGAGAACGGGAGCGGGACAAGGATAGGGACAGAGAGCGAGATAAAGACCGTGACAAAGACCGTGATAAGGAGCGAGATCGCGACAGAAAACGAAGAACACGCTCTAGAGAGCGGCGAGACCGAGACAAAGATAAGGAATCCGAAAGAGAAAAGGATCGAGGCCGTGACAgggacagaaaaaaaaagagatcgCTGACGCCCATCTCGCTTCCTAGAGTTCGACCACCCTTTGGGAAGGCAGTTAGTCCGCTAGGCCTGTGAGTATTGATATTATTTGGTTAAAGCTAGTTAAGAGTCAATGGATAGTTTTTGACAATAGatataatgtaatttttgttctcTCTTTATTGCAGGGTCGATGAACTCACTCCCGAAGAACGCGACGCTCGAACTGTATTTTGCATGCAACTGAGCCAGCGAATCAGGGCGCGCGACTTAGAAGAGTTCTTCTCCAGCGTTGGCAAAGTCCAGGATGTCAGACTCATCACCTGCAATAAAACAAGGCGGTTCAAGGGAATTGCCTATGTCGAATTTAAGGATCCAGAAAGTGTTACACTAGTAAGTAGAACGCAACCATTCAAgcaatgaacaatttttataaagatTTAGTCACAGGTAATACCAAAGAAAAGAATTCTGATCTATTCTGCAAATGTTGTTTCCAATAATTCTCAAATTGTATTAAATTGACATGCTTTTGTTTTAAACAACAATACATTTTCTGTATATCTTTTTGCAAAGGCGTTGGGGTTATCGGGACAGAAATTACTGGGCATACCGATAGTTGTCCAACACACTCAAGCAGAGAAAAATCGTATGGGCAACTCAATGCCAAACCTTATGCCAAAAGGACAGACGGGACCGATGCGGCTTTACGTTGGGTCTCTGCATTTCAATATAACTGAAGACATGCTTCGAGGGATTTTTGAACCATTTGGTAAAATTGATAACATCCAACTGATCATGGATCCCGAAACTGGTCGCAGCAAGGGGTACGGATTTTTAACGGTAGGTTTACAAACGTGCTATTAcacaatacaaaaaaaaaattgattttgaaaaaacgtgtGAAGTTGCTGATGCACAATGTgcgttgtttcttttttatttattttttataattttttttgcatattaGTAGACCTGATGCAGAGTTTGACGTATCTTTATCAGGGGGAAAATTATATGCTAAAGAAATTCCAAGCTACTGTTACACAATCAAGTACGCGATGTACTGTCACGTACGTGAAAAACAACAGAAGcatgacaaaaataaattgattgagagaaaatatttgttctCTTCTATATTGATTGAAAACGGTTGAATAAATCAATTCAAATGAGAAATCTTTTCACATAAAGTGTAATTTCTGATACAGTTCCGAAATGCCGATGACGCGAAAAAAGCTTTGGAACAATTGAATGGGTTTGAACTAGCTGGCAGGCCCATGAAAGTCGGTAATGTCACGGAACGCACAGATTTACTCCAGGGCTCTTCTCTCTTGGACACTGACGAATTGGATCGCAGTGGTATAGACCTTGGTGCAACGGGCAGGTATgtacaaacaaaataaaatatgggaaattccatgTGGCCTCACCAAGCACTGGATGGTTACCATTCCCAATTTTGTTGTAACTTTGGTACATGGTAGTAATacagttttaaaatttctacGCATAGTTACAAGAATTTtaagatatttttaaaaatggtaCTTCATTGGCTTGGAAGTTACGAATTATTTACTTCCGTTGCGACTCAATCTAAGGTTTTCAGAACTTTCTGAAATATCAGAAAACAATTACAGAAAATTCTTCGCCAAATTATACAGGCAGAAATTATGAAACTCTTGGTGAAACCACACAGAGTTGATATACAAACGTGAATAGGAAAGAATACAATTAATTCGATAATTGGCATATCCGAACACTGTAAAGCGAACGATTTTTACGGTTTAATCTTACTTTTCAGGCTACAACTGATGTGCAAATTGGCTGAAGGAACTGGCCTTGAAATTCCTCCAGCAGCAGCAAACGCTCTGAACATGGCGCCAGTGATTGCAGCCCCACAACCACCTCCGCAAGCGGCTCCACCTATTGCCACTCAGTGTTTTATGTTGTCGAACATGTTTGATCCGCAAAAGTAAGTT
This is a stretch of genomic DNA from Neodiprion fabricii isolate iyNeoFabr1 chromosome 2, iyNeoFabr1.1, whole genome shotgun sequence. It encodes these proteins:
- the LOC124175942 gene encoding RNA-binding protein 39 isoform X1; protein product: MRGISESSPNRTMAEDFDVEALLEAPYKKGEQDSLSREKSSKVNGSSRKSSGKSKHRSRTRSRSRDRKDRRDRDRGERDRDRDRERERERGERERDRDRGDRDRDRGDRERERDKDRDRERDKDRDKDRDKERDRDRKRRTRSRERRDRDKDKESEREKDRGRDRDRKKKRSLTPISLPRVRPPFGKAVSPLGLVDELTPEERDARTVFCMQLSQRIRARDLEEFFSSVGKVQDVRLITCNKTRRFKGIAYVEFKDPESVTLALGLSGQKLLGIPIVVQHTQAEKNRMGNSMPNLMPKGQTGPMRLYVGSLHFNITEDMLRGIFEPFGKIDNIQLIMDPETGRSKGYGFLTFRNADDAKKALEQLNGFELAGRPMKVGNVTERTDLLQGSSLLDTDELDRSGIDLGATGRLQLMCKLAEGTGLEIPPAAANALNMAPVIAAPQPPPQAAPPIATQCFMLSNMFDPQNETNPNWAKEIRDDVIEECNKHGGVLHVYVDQASPQGNVYVKCPSIATAVAAVNSLHGRWFAGRVITAAYVPLVNYHSLFPDAMTALQLLAPSAPRRGM
- the LOC124175942 gene encoding RNA-binding protein 39 isoform X2, which codes for MAEDFDVEALLEAPYKKGEQDSLSREKSSKVNGSSRKSSGKSKHRSRTRSRSRDRKDRRDRDRGERDRDRDRERERERGERERDRDRGDRDRDRGDRERERDKDRDRERDKDRDKDRDKERDRDRKRRTRSRERRDRDKDKESEREKDRGRDRDRKKKRSLTPISLPRVRPPFGKAVSPLGLVDELTPEERDARTVFCMQLSQRIRARDLEEFFSSVGKVQDVRLITCNKTRRFKGIAYVEFKDPESVTLALGLSGQKLLGIPIVVQHTQAEKNRMGNSMPNLMPKGQTGPMRLYVGSLHFNITEDMLRGIFEPFGKIDNIQLIMDPETGRSKGYGFLTFRNADDAKKALEQLNGFELAGRPMKVGNVTERTDLLQGSSLLDTDELDRSGIDLGATGRLQLMCKLAEGTGLEIPPAAANALNMAPVIAAPQPPPQAAPPIATQCFMLSNMFDPQNETNPNWAKEIRDDVIEECNKHGGVLHVYVDQASPQGNVYVKCPSIATAVAAVNSLHGRWFAGRVITAAYVPLVNYHSLFPDAMTALQLLAPSAPRRGM
- the LOC124175942 gene encoding RNA-binding protein 39 isoform X3 codes for the protein MLNPRLQCFPKTQLEQDSLSREKSSKVNGSSRKSSGKSKHRSRTRSRSRDRKDRRDRDRGERDRDRDRERERERGERERDRDRGDRDRDRGDRERERDKDRDRERDKDRDKDRDKERDRDRKRRTRSRERRDRDKDKESEREKDRGRDRDRKKKRSLTPISLPRVRPPFGKAVSPLGLVDELTPEERDARTVFCMQLSQRIRARDLEEFFSSVGKVQDVRLITCNKTRRFKGIAYVEFKDPESVTLALGLSGQKLLGIPIVVQHTQAEKNRMGNSMPNLMPKGQTGPMRLYVGSLHFNITEDMLRGIFEPFGKIDNIQLIMDPETGRSKGYGFLTFRNADDAKKALEQLNGFELAGRPMKVGNVTERTDLLQGSSLLDTDELDRSGIDLGATGRLQLMCKLAEGTGLEIPPAAANALNMAPVIAAPQPPPQAAPPIATQCFMLSNMFDPQNETNPNWAKEIRDDVIEECNKHGGVLHVYVDQASPQGNVYVKCPSIATAVAAVNSLHGRWFAGRVITAAYVPLVNYHSLFPDAMTALQLLAPSAPRRGM